A stretch of DNA from Methylobacterium sp. CB376:
CCGTCGAGGCGGAGATCGAGACGGAGCGCCTCTTCGGCCCGATCGCCCCGGGCTGCACGGTTCCCCTCGGGGATTTCCTCGCGCCGGAGGCGGAGGCGGAGGCGGGCCTCGGGCGCCGCGCCCGCACCTGGGAGGAGCGCGCGGCGGCCCCGCCCGGCAGCGACCTCGCCCGGCGCGCCCGCGAGGCCTTCGGGCGCTGGGAGCGCGTCCTCGCGCCCGATCCCGCGGCGCGCCGCCTCGCCCTGCCGGAGCCGGAGCCGGAGCCTGAGCCGGGCCCGGGCGGGGAGCCCCTTCCCGCGGGCTCGGCCCTCCTCCTCGTCGATGCGGACGGGCGCCTGCGGCTCGGCGGGATCACGCCGGAGCCCGCCTTCTTTCACGGGCGCTTCGCCGCCCTCCTGGGCGCGGCGTTGGACGGGTCGGACGCCTTCCTCGACTGGCTGCGGGGCGCCCTGCGCGGAATCGAGGCGCGCCACCCCGTGCGCTTCTGCGACATCGCCATCCGCAACCACCGGGCGCCGAACGTCACGGCCCGGCCCGCCAGCGCGCGGCGGGCGCTCGACCCGCTCGCGGGCGGCGGCGAGGCCCTGCGCGGGCTCGGGATCGGCCGCGACGCGCGCGGCCGGCCGGCCCTGCACGCCGCCGGCCTGCCCGAGCGGCTCGTCCCGGCCGCCCGCACCGCCGCCTCCCTCGCCGGGCTCGACCGCATCGCCTGGCTCCTGTCCTCGGTGTCCCTCTGCCTCGGCCGCCCATCCCTGATGGCGCCGATCCCGCCGCTCGCCCGCGAGGTGGCGGAGTGGCGCCACCTGCCGCGGCTCCTCCTCGGCGAGACCGTCCTCGGCCCGGAGCGCTGGACGCCGCGGGAGGCCGTGGGCGCCGGCCTCGCGGCCGCCCGGGGGGCCGAGCGCTTCGTGATCTGGCGCCGCTTCGCGCGCGAGGCCGGGCTCCCCGCCCTCCTCTACGCCTTCGCGGGACGCGGCGAGACCGAGGTGCTGCTGGCGGCTGACAGCCCGCTCGCGATCGACCTCCTCGGCCAGGACCTCGCGGCCCACGGCCCGGCGCTTCGCCTCCAGGAACTGCTCCCGGATCCGAGCGGCTTCGTGGTCCGGGACGAGGCCGGGCGCCGCTACCTCGCAGAACTCGCCGTGGCCTGGGCGGGGGACGACGCATTCTGGGCCGGGCTCGCCCCCGCGGCGGAGGCGTGAGACGAGATCCGTATCATGCGCGTTCCGGACGTGATCGCCCGGACAGCGGATGACGGCTGGTCCCTCTTACCAGCCGAAGGGCGGCGGTGCCGGGCCGCGATAGGCCTGGGCCGGCAATTCGCCCGAGATCGGCTCGGCGCGGGCGGGCGGGCGCGGCGCGGGGGCCGCCTCGGGCATGCGGCCGATCCCGGGGGTCGGGAGGGTATCCGTGATGAAGCGGGGCTGGGCGAGCGTGGCGCCGGCCGGCCCCGGGCGGGGTACCGCGGGCGGCGCCAGGGAGGCGGCCGCCGGCGGGCCGGCGGGCGGCGCGAGGTAGGTCGGGGTCGCGGCCCGGTCCGGGGCGGCGGGCCGCGGGGCGACCGGCGCGGCCGCCATCGCCGGCGGGACGGCCGCCGCGGGCGGGACCGCGGCCGGCGCGGCCGCCAGGACGCGACGGGATGCCGGCCGGCGGCGCGGGGGCGCGTCCGCCGGCACGGGACCGTCGGACCCGAGCCGCAGGCGCGCGAGATTCTCGATCAGCGCCTCGGACGGCGTGCCCGCGCGGCGGCACTGGTGGATGCGCAGCGAGGCGGTGACGGGCGAGGCGGCGGGCGGGAAGGCCGCGCCGAGGCTCGGCACCGCCTCGATCCACTGCCACGCGTAGACGCAGCGCTCGTTCTGGGCGAAGCCCATCGGCCCGTAGGCGTTCCGGGCCGGGCGCGACGAGATCCGGTAGCCCGATCCTCCGGCCAGCGCCGCCAGTTCCGCCGCGATGCCCGAGCGCGTCGGCTTGGCCATGGCGGGCCCGTCCACGGCCCCGCGGCGGCGCAGCGCGAGGTCGATCCAGCCCTCGCCACCCCCGCCCCGCGGGCCGAAGCTGATCCGCTGGCGCAGGCCCTGCGAGTAGCCGTCGACCTGGATGGACTGCCCGGCCTCGGCGCCCGGCAGGTGCACGAGGGCCTGCGACCGGGCCGAGCCGTTGAGCGAGCTGAAGGACGTGGCGCTCTCCGCGCCGCGCAGGACGCGCCGGCCGCTGCCCGACGCGGTGCAGGCGGCGAGCGACGCCGCCGCGGCGGCGAGTGCGACCATCCGGAGGGACGCCGCGGCGAGGGAGGGACGGGGCGAGGTCATGGGCGATCCGGAAGCTGCGCTCACCGCATCGCGGCGGGCGGCGCGTCGAAGAGGCCGAAGCGATCTCCGTCGCGGGTCTGGGTGGGGCGGGCGGGGCCGGCCGGGGCGGCGGCTCCCTCGGCCTGCGCGATGGTTCCGACCGCGGGGGCGGCAGGCCGTCCTGCGGGCTCGCCCGGTCCGAGCCGTTCCAGCTCGGCAGCAGGGCGTAGCCGTAGCGCTCGTAGGGCATCGGCCCGACCCCGGGGACCCGGCGGGCCACCAGCGGCGGCGGCCCCGCGCGGAGGTCGCGCAGGGCGTCCCGCTCGCCGCCCTTCTCGCCCGCGGGCTGGGCGGTGAAGCGCAGCGGGTTCTCCGGCGCGACCGCCTGGGGGAACTCGCCGCGGCGGACGGGCAGGACCGTCTCGGGGGCGGCCGCGGTCGGCTTCGGCACGCGGGGCGCGGCCGGCCGGGTCAGGG
This window harbors:
- the bcsN gene encoding cellulose biosynthesis protein BcsN, which codes for MTSPRPSLAAASLRMVALAAAAASLAACTASGSGRRVLRGAESATSFSSLNGSARSQALVHLPGAEAGQSIQVDGYSQGLRQRISFGPRGGGGEGWIDLALRRRGAVDGPAMAKPTRSGIAAELAALAGGSGYRISSRPARNAYGPMGFAQNERCVYAWQWIEAVPSLGAAFPPAASPVTASLRIHQCRRAGTPSEALIENLARLRLGSDGPVPADAPPRRRPASRRVLAAAPAAVPPAAAVPPAMAAAPVAPRPAAPDRAATPTYLAPPAGPPAAASLAPPAVPRPGPAGATLAQPRFITDTLPTPGIGRMPEAAPAPRPPARAEPISGELPAQAYRGPAPPPFGW